In Amycolatopsis sp. FBCC-B4732, the genomic stretch ACCCTACCGGCGTGCCGCACCGCGTTCGTCAGGCATTCCTGCAGGATCCGGTACACCTCCCGCGACACGACCGCCGGCACCGCGGCCGGCTCGCCGGTGATCTCGGCCGTGACCGGGGTGCCCGCCAGCCGGGTCGTCTCCAGCAACGCCGGCAGCTCGGTCAATGTCGGCTGCGGCGCCCGCCCCGCCGCCTCCTCGCGCAGCAGGCCGAGCACGTGGTCGAGGTCCTCGAGCGCCGTCCGGGCGGAGTCCTCGATCGCGCCCAGCGCCCGCTCGGTGAAGTCCGGGTCGGTGCGCAGCGTCCGCCGGGCCGCGCCCGCCTGCAGCGTGACGACGCTCAGCGCGTGCCCCACCGAATCGTGCAGCTCCCTGGCCAGGCGATTGCGCTCGGCGAGCTGCTCGGTCCGCCGTTCCAGCCGGGCGATGCGGTCGGCGGCGCTCATCCCGAGCAGCGCCGTCGCGGCCCGGCGCAGCAGGCCGCCGATCGCCCAGACCGCGTACACCAGCAGCACCCCGCCGAGCACGAACACGGCGGGCAGCCACGCCGACGCCCAGCCCACCGGCACCGTCAGCTCGCCGTCGCTGGTTTCGACGAGCTGACCGGTGAACACCGCGCTGACCGAAAGCCCGATCGCGACCGGCGCGAGCAGGCTGAAGAGGCTGACGACGAACCCGGCGACGACGTGCAGCACGAACATCCCCGCGGCCTGCCGCTTGCCGCGCCGGGTGTGCGGTTTCGCGGGGGCGTCCGGCACCGGGTCGTCCAGCAGCTCGCGGACCGCGGTGGATTCGAGCACGTGCACCGCGGGCAGGAACGCCGTGCCGGCCAGGACGAGC encodes the following:
- a CDS encoding sensor histidine kinase, translated to MRVLRPLTGKATYRRWVYLVLGGAISVPYLLFSAIAVPSVLPFVTTIERATVLGGGLTLLVLAGTAFLPAVHVLESTAVRELLDDPVPDAPAKPHTRRGKRQAAGMFVLHVVAGFVVSLFSLLAPVAIGLSVSAVFTGQLVETSDGELTVPVGWASAWLPAVFVLGGVLLVYAVWAIGGLLRRAATALLGMSAADRIARLERRTEQLAERNRLARELHDSVGHALSVVTLQAGAARRTLRTDPDFTERALGAIEDSARTALEDLDHVLGLLREEAAGRAPQPTLTELPALLETTRLAGTPVTAEITGEPAAVPAVVSREVYRILQECLTNAVRHAGRVPVAVAVEIAAHELVARVANPLSVSVGRAGGGRGLRGMAERAAVLGGELSAGRVDERWEVVVRVPWGSGR